From Anaerohalosphaera lusitana, one genomic window encodes:
- a CDS encoding carbon-nitrogen hydrolase family protein yields the protein MLSENPAPIERDAQGSKAVKSARSTQQPTSRPDPKSELTLRLAGLAVGLGFWVAGVLPVFAWCGPVGMLPVLYLATTEKARSKQLAVAGLYAGLAYTIPQLVALRMHVITSLILLAYMVILMIVLCIGSGFALRQKGIRAAFLLAAWFALFDWVAVHALPIWGAAQSFARPWSLYNEFIAFTSVTGIHGIMFIEGLLAGLAVKMIAEPNKRRFAMTAAATILVIAAADLAILTRPPVDQFTIGAVGWTVNDSAAEQGCQTEEAFKNIYAAGVRLAAQQGARLVVSGEMGFYIYKNTRAEWLARFAEVARSNDVYLAVGYYDTGIDSNRFMFIDPAGEVLCEYVKTYQTPFEPGIPGTGDLQIIEIDGVKVGGMICQDDNFTDLTRFYARQGVGVVVLPTADWQSVKKPHMQSSIARAVEGGYAVVRGAANGESAVINSDGDMLARMDHFDQGPGHVVATVDIHNGGTFYGRTGEWLVALSAALLIVASVRHLLTQND from the coding sequence ATGCTCAGCGAAAATCCTGCTCCAATCGAAAGAGATGCTCAAGGCAGCAAAGCCGTCAAGTCCGCTCGATCCACGCAGCAGCCGACTTCCAGGCCCGACCCCAAATCCGAGCTTACCTTAAGGCTAGCAGGTCTGGCTGTCGGCCTTGGTTTCTGGGTCGCGGGTGTGTTGCCCGTCTTTGCGTGGTGCGGCCCGGTCGGCATGCTCCCGGTGCTCTACCTGGCGACAACTGAAAAGGCCCGCTCAAAACAGCTCGCCGTCGCAGGTCTTTACGCGGGTCTGGCGTATACGATCCCGCAGCTCGTCGCGCTTCGCATGCACGTCATCACAAGCCTGATCCTGCTCGCCTACATGGTCATACTCATGATCGTTCTATGCATCGGCTCAGGTTTCGCCCTCCGGCAGAAGGGCATACGCGCTGCCTTCCTGCTCGCTGCCTGGTTCGCCCTGTTCGACTGGGTCGCTGTCCACGCACTGCCGATCTGGGGTGCGGCACAGTCCTTCGCACGACCCTGGTCCTTATACAATGAGTTCATCGCGTTCACATCTGTGACGGGCATCCACGGCATCATGTTCATCGAAGGCCTGCTCGCGGGTCTGGCCGTCAAGATGATCGCCGAACCGAACAAACGTCGATTTGCCATGACCGCTGCAGCGACCATTCTTGTAATCGCCGCTGCCGACCTAGCTATTCTCACCCGCCCGCCAGTCGATCAGTTCACGATCGGCGCGGTCGGCTGGACGGTCAACGACAGCGCCGCCGAGCAGGGCTGTCAGACCGAAGAAGCGTTCAAAAATATCTACGCAGCAGGCGTACGCTTAGCCGCCCAGCAGGGCGCCCGCCTGGTCGTCTCCGGCGAGATGGGATTCTACATCTACAAGAATACCCGCGCTGAATGGCTCGCCCGTTTCGCCGAGGTTGCCCGCAGCAACGACGTCTACCTGGCCGTCGGCTACTACGACACCGGCATCGACAGCAACCGCTTCATGTTCATCGACCCGGCCGGCGAGGTCCTCTGCGAATATGTCAAGACCTACCAGACACCCTTCGAGCCAGGCATCCCCGGCACCGGCGATCTGCAGATCATCGAGATTGACGGAGTGAAGGTCGGCGGCATGATCTGCCAGGACGACAACTTTACCGACCTCACCCGCTTCTACGCCCGCCAAGGCGTCGGCGTCGTGGTCCTGCCCACAGCCGACTGGCAGAGCGTCAAAAAGCCCCACATGCAAAGCAGCATCGCCCGAGCCGTCGAGGGCGGCTACGCAGTAGTACGCGGCGCAGCCAACGGAGAAAGCGCGGTCATCAACAGCGATGGAGACATGCTCGCCCGCATGGATCACTTCGACCAAGGCCCCGGCCATGTGGTCGCAACAGTAGACATACACAACGGCGGAACGTTCTACGGCCGAACAGGTGAATGGCTTGTCGCGCTCTCTGCCGCTTTACTGATCGTCGCAAGCGTGCGGCACCTGTTAACACAGAACGATTAA
- a CDS encoding MarR family winged helix-turn-helix transcriptional regulator: protein MTLKQELNLDKDFRLGCHEVLLNVYFTAALMKKRATEFLKPFGLTDVQLNVMLLLANQGGGEGLSQARLSEMMLVNRANVTTLVDRMEKAGLVKRTAQQGDRRFNIVKLTSLGRKLLNKVEPRYGKEVQRIMGTLKKSEQKDLMRMLEKMRANI from the coding sequence ATGACACTCAAGCAGGAACTCAATCTAGACAAGGATTTTCGGCTCGGCTGTCACGAGGTGCTGCTGAACGTTTACTTCACTGCTGCGCTGATGAAAAAACGTGCCACCGAATTTCTCAAACCCTTCGGCCTAACCGATGTCCAGCTCAACGTCATGCTCCTGCTCGCCAACCAGGGCGGCGGTGAGGGGCTCAGCCAGGCACGTCTGAGCGAAATGATGCTGGTCAACCGCGCGAATGTTACCACACTCGTCGACCGAATGGAAAAGGCCGGCCTGGTCAAGCGTACCGCTCAGCAGGGTGACCGCCGGTTCAATATCGTCAAGCTGACCAGCCTGGGCCGAAAGCTGCTCAACAAGGTCGAACCCCGGTACGGCAAAGAGGTCCAGCGGATCATGGGCACTCTCAAAAAATCAGAGCAGAAGGACCTGATGCGTATGCTCGAAAAGATGCGGGCGAACATATAG